One Helianthus annuus cultivar XRQ/B chromosome 12, HanXRQr2.0-SUNRISE, whole genome shotgun sequence genomic region harbors:
- the LOC110892478 gene encoding uncharacterized protein LOC110892478, with the protein MAGEQPVNTGIVQVRENNNTSFQVPRLTSKNYNTWTILMESVLDAQGLWEVIDPVVTGDAVDEKKNKVARAVIFQALPEDILLQVAKNRSAKDIWEALRVRFLGADRVQKARLASLRREFEQLRIYSSLGSSLDDEALVRKLLDSVPKKYLQIVASIEQYSDIESMPFEEAIGRLKAYEERIKEQDETSDNDQSRVLLSKTDGQSSNTNGQNSKTDGQEKNEETGCKCCGRGWSSQSDSGRGRGRGRGRGGRYQRDKRFIVCYNCQEKGHYASECPKKESKEEVANLAEEYDPSLF; encoded by the exons ATGGCGGGAGAACAACCAGTtaatacaggaattgttcaggtaCGAGAAAACAACAACACCTCGTTTCAAGTTCCACGATTGACGTCAAAGAATTACAACACTTGGACTATCTTGATGGAGTCGGTATTAGACGCTCAAGGACTTTGGGAGGTGATTGATCCAGTAGTAACAGGTGATGCCGTGGATGAGAAGAAAAACAAAGTTGCTAGGGCGGTTATTTTTCAAGCGCTACCGGAAGACATACTTTTACAAGTTGCTAAAAACCGAAGTGCGAAAGAtatttgggaagctttacgagtaAGATTTCTTGGCGCTGACAGGGTTCAAAAGGCTCGATTGGCTTCGTTAAGGAGAGAATTCGAGCAGCTTCGAAT ATATAGCAGTCTTGGGTCAAGTCTTGATGATGAAGCATTAGTTCGAAAGTTGTTAGATTCTGTACCAAAGAAGTATCTTCAAATTGTTGCTTCTATTGAGCAGTATTCAGATATCGAAAGCATGCCATTTGAAGAAGCAATAGGCAGGTTGAAGGCCTATGAGGAACGGATCAAAGAGCAAGACGAGACGAGTGATAATGATCAAAGTAGGGTATTATTATCTAAAACTGATGGTCAAAGTTCTAATACCAATGGACAAAACTCTAAAACCGATGGTCAAGAGAAGAATGAAGAGACAGGTTGTAAGTGTTGTGGACGAGGATGGTCTAGCCAAAGTGATAGTGGAAGaggtcgtggtcgtggtcgtggtcgaGGAGGACGATACCAAAGGGATAAAAGGTTTATCGTATGTTATAATTGTCAAGAGAAAGGTCATTATGCAAGTGAATGTCCTAAGAAGGAGTCAAAGGAAGAAGTAGCAAACTTGGCCGAAGAGTATGATCCGTCACTATTTTGA
- the LOC110892479 gene encoding uncharacterized protein LOC110892479 — MESVLDAQGLWEVIDPVTGDVVDEKKNKVARAVIFQALPEDILLQVAKNRSAKDIWEALRVRFLGADRVQKARLASLRREFEQLRMKETDSIENFPGKISEFVSRYSSLGSSLDDEALVRKLLDSVPKKYLQIVASIEQYSDIESMPFEEAIGRLKAYEERIKEQDETSDNDQSRVLLSKTDGQSSNTNGQNSKTDGQEKNEETGCKCCGRGWSSQSDSGRGRGRGRGRGGRYQRDKRFIVCYNCQEKGHYASECPKKESKEEVANLAEEYDPSLF; from the coding sequence ATGGAGTCGGTATTAGACGCTCAAGGACTTTGGGAGGTGATTGATCCAGTAACAGGTGATGTCGTGGATGAGAAGAAAAACAAAGTTGCTAGGGCGGTTATTTTTCAAGCGCTACCGGAAGACATACTTTTACAAGTTGCTAAAAACCGAAGTGCGAAAGAtatttgggaagctttacgagtaAGATTTCTTGGCGCTGACAGGGTTCAAAAGGCTCGATTGGCTTCGTTAAGGAGAGAATTCGAGCAGCTTCGAATGAAAGAGACAGATTCTATAGAAAACTTTCCTGGAAAGATAAGCGAATTTGTTTCAAGATATAGCAGTCTTGGGTCAAGTCTTGATGATGAAGCATTAGTTCGAAAGTTGTTAGATTCTGTACCAAAGAAGTATCTTCAAATTGTTGCTTCTATTGAGCAGTATTCAGATATCGAAAGCATGCCATTTGAAGAAGCAATAGGCAGGTTGAAGGCCTATGAGGAACGGATCAAAGAGCAAGACGAGACGAGTGATAATGATCAAAGTAGGGTATTATTATCTAAAACTGATGGTCAAAGTTCTAATACCAATGGACAAAACTCTAAAACCGATGGTCAAGAGAAGAATGAAGAGACAGGTTGTAAGTGTTGTGGACGAGGATGGTCTAGCCAAAGTGATAGTGGAAGaggtcgtggtcgtggtcgtggtcgaGGAGGACGATACCAAAGGGATAAAAGGTTTATCGTATGTTATAATTGTCAAGAGAAAGGTCATTATGCAAGTGAATGTCCTAAGAAGGAGTCAAAGGAAGAAGTAGCAAACTTGGCCGAAGAGTATGATCCGTCACTATTTTGA
- the LOC110894157 gene encoding pectinesterase yields the protein MIKQLFSGVSDSGKKKKIFIAVFASILLIAAVIGIVAGVNSKTTNTQSDNIRASAAHTIVKSSCSITLHPELCYSTVASVPGMTEKVKSLRDVIELALEKTKERVQTNKLIIKTLAARRNLTKRGKIAVHDCLEMVDDTLEELDLVIDYVKNYATRKGIRKHVDDIITYLSTTITNQQTCIDGFSHNKPDRHLRQSIIGGEDNAGKLCSNSLALVKNMTDTDMANEVQTNTNTRKLMNEDDENWPEWLSAGDRRLLQSGNVRANVVVAADGSGNFRTISQAVAAAPSRSSSRYVIRIKAGVYRENVDVPSSKTNLMFLGDGQTKTIVTASRSVGGGSTTFNSATVAVVGAGFLARGITFQNTAGPANEQAVALRVGSDKSAFYECGFIAHQDTLYVHTNRQFYTNCYVAGTVDFIFGNAAVVLQNCDINARRPGPSQKNMVTAQGRTDPNQNTGIVIQKCRIGATSDLKPVQGTFPTYLGRPWKEYSRTVVMQTTIGNVIHPNGWFPWDGNFALNTLYYGEYQNNGAGSSTSNRVRWGGYRVITNAAEARGFTPGNFINGGSWLGNTGFPFSLGL from the exons ATGATCAAGCAACTCTTCTCCGGAGTTTCGGATTCTGGCAAGAAGAAAAAGATTTTCATCGCGGTTTTTGCTTCAATCCTACTTATCGCGGCTGTTATTGGCATTGTGGCTGGAGTTAACTCCAAAACCACCAACACCCAATCCGACAACATAAGAGCATCCGCGGCTCACACCATTGTAAAATCATCATGTAGCATCACCCTCCACCCCGAGCTATGCTACTCCACGGTTGCCAGCGTTCCTGGCATGACCGAAAAGGTGAAGTCATTAAGAGACGTCATTGAACTGGCTcttgagaaaacaaaagagagaGTCCAAACAAACAAGTTAATCATAAAGACGCTTGCGGCTAGGAGAAATCTCACGAAACGTGGGAAAATCGCTGTTCATGATTGTCTGGAGATGGTCGACGATACACTCGAAGAACTCGACCTAGTCATAGATTACGTGAAGAATTATGCTACGAGAAAAGGGATTCGCAAACATGTTGATGACATAATTACTTACCTGAGCACTACTATAACCAACCAG CAAACATGCATCGATGGGTTCTCCCACAACAAACCCGATAGGCACTTGCGCCAATCAATCATCGGCGGTGAGGACAATGCAGGGAAGCTATGTAGCAATTCATTGGCCTTAGTCAAGAACATGACCGACACAGACATGGCGAACGAAGTACAAACAAATACAAATACGAGGAAATTAATGAACGAGGACGACGAAAACTGGCCCGAGTGGTTATCAGCTGGAGACAGAAGATTGTTGCAGTCAGGAAACGTGAGAGCGAATGTGGTTGTGGCCGCGGATGGTAGTGGCAACTTTAGAACGATTTCGCAAGCCGTTGCGGCCGCTCCTAGTAGAAGCTCAAGTAGATATGTTATTAGAATAAAGGCAGGAGTGTACCGAGAAAATGTTGATGTCCCAAGTAGTAAAACGAACTTGATGTTTTTGGGTGATGGACAAACTAAAACAATTGTTACGGCAAGTCGTAGTGTTGGTGGAGGCAGCACCACCTTCAATTCGGCTACTGTTG CTGTTGTGGGTGCTGGATTCCTAGCACGTGGTATAACCTTTCAAAACACAGCAGGCCCAGCGAACGAGCAAGCCGTGGCCCTACGGGTCGGGTCGGATAAGTCAGCGTTCTACGAATGTGGCTTCATAGCACACCAAGACACGCTTTACGTCCACACCAATCGTCAGTTTTACACCAACTGTTACGTAGCTGGCACAGTTGACTTCATTTTCGGCAATGCTGCAGTCGTATTGCAAAACTGTGACATCAATGCCCGTCGACCCGGCCCAAGCCAAAAGAACATGGTCACAGCCCAAGGCCGAACCGACCCTAACCAAAACACAGGGATTGTGATTCAAAAATGTAGAATCGGAGCCACATCCGATTTAAAACCGGTACAAGGAACCTTTCCAACGTACCTAGGGCGGCCGTGGAAGGAATACTCGAGAACCGTTGTAATGCAAACAACAATAGGTAATGTGATACACCCAAATGGATGGTTTCCTTGGGACGGGAATTTCGCGCTTAATACTTTGTATTATGGTGAGTATCAGAACAATGGGGCTGGGTCGAGTACCTCGAATAGGGTGAGGTGGGGGGGATATCGGGTGATTACAAATGCTGCGGAAGCTCGAGGTTTTACGCCCGGAAACTTTATTAACGGTGGAAGTTGGTTAGGGAACACGGGCTTTCCTTTCTCTCTTGGGTTGTGA